ctatcacaagctgcacataatttgttcaagatcaattgaacaattgtgcttcggttggatcttccataagcacaccaagaacaatttaaaaagtaaaaaacagcaagacaagtatggaatttaaatgacaatatgaaataaagaagaactgaaaatttaaaagaccaagctactcatcttgaagaaccaaaagctcatgataccaaatgatggcattttcatgtgttcttcttgaatcaaagtagtaaaaagtgatgcggaagcaatgggtgagtgaaacaaagccttCCTACATCACATAAaccaaacaaaataattatgtaTAACCTTTGGTCATAAGACGAACTTTTAGACTATCAATTGTAACAttaagaccaactttgatagCGAAAATCCACCTATAACCAACAACAAATTTCACATACAGGAAGAGAACGAGCTCTAAAGTTccactattataaaaaaaacacatttatcGATTTCCAAACCattttcactacaaaaaaattattaaataaaaatcaattttagagacaaaaaataattagttgttatgttgactaaattaaaaaccattttaaagactacaaaaattattgatttctaagttagtttctattattggtaaatagtttcaaaattaatatctaattagctaccaaggttttaactaccaattatttagattctaaatttggtagcaaaaacctttgtgactaattagataccaattttaaaattatttatcaataatagaaataaatttaaaaatcaataatctttttagtatttaaaatagtatataatttaatcagtataacaactaattattttttatttctaaaattagtttctatttaattcatatttaattattcCTCCATCTAAACTCACAACTAACTAATTAGAACAAATGTTGCACTATTTTCTAATAGAACGTAATATAGAACAGAAGAAAAAACTGAGATTCttgaaacatgaaaaaaatgCCAATTATAAGATATCAAATACAAGGTAAGGACATGTTTCAGATTAATAGCCAATAGAATACAccaaaacaattatatttatatataataaaaatatgaattctctccctatataatataatttaaaacatacCTAGTTATTAtgtatatatgattttttttattaaaacttagtatataattaaaacatttatttcttaaaatttaaatatgaaataaaatacgtgaataaataatatatatatatatatatatcagattctttatttaataaatatactaaattttttgtagaagtgttcaatttttatctaatttatatagttttttcaatattattttaaaatgaatattcaTTTAAACATTTATTGCAAGGATCATCAGTTCAGcaatatgaatttaaatatttgatttaGAGGTAAAGTATTTGATaatccaaattaaaaaaatatactacttattgtacattaatattaaattaattttataaaataaattaaaaaaattaaatttacttcaccataaatattttataattttttttttcaaaaaagctAATTACGTATAATAACTATTTAaatcaacaaattttattttttcaaaatagtggctaaaaataattttagataaataattatatatttctaatcatttattatatattacttaacattttattttgcaaggataaattttaaacacattattggtaatatatatatatatattaaaaacttattaataaatacattaaaatgtTGGTAAAAAATTGCAAATATTTTGTATAAGAGTATATATTGGTAATTGATTAAACCTTACACCTCCGTAAaagtttatttatagtgttggtTATGAGTTCTTATTATGATGAGTCGGATATCAGTTCTTCACTGATGTGGTCATGATTCCTGACtatttaaataatcaaattttattttttcaaaataatgactaaaaataattttagatagataattatatatttcttatcatttattataatattatttaacattttattttgcaaggataaattttaaacattataggtaatatatatatatatatatatattaaaaacttattaATAAATACATTAAGATGTTGGTAAAAAATTGCAAATTTTGTATAAAGAGTATATATTGGTCATTGATTAAAGTGTGCTTACACCCACAAAgagtttatttatagtgttggtTATGGATCTTTATTATGATGAGTTGGATATCAGATATTCACTGATGTGCTTCGTGATACCTCACTAATAGGAAGATATATTGGTATATAAGTATGTTggattatttgaaaaatatttgtacCATCTTTCATTTAATTAGTATTTAGTTAATTACACACATATTCCAGGATATGAATGTGACACACTAAGTGTTATTGTAACTGTTGGTCGTTACTTCATTTATTGTGTGACTTGAAGTGTTACTTGACTCGGTCGGTCGGTCCACCAGATCCAAGACTGACTCGTCTCGTggtataataactaaattttacaagattagaaaataaaatttaaatttaatttatcaaagaaaatatactatttaaaatacacgtatcaaaattatttttataaactaaaataagaaaatttaaatttactttacCATAAATATTTTACCAATctttttaaatagttaattaattacaaaatatataaatcagaaactttattttttttttaaaatagtgtctaaaaataattttagataaataattgtatatttcttactatatattataaattatttaagattttattttgcAAAGGTAAATTTTAGACAACGTCATAAtacatattaaaaacaaaaattatacataaatatattgaaattttcttataaaaatgttcaatatttggtttaatttgtattattcttttcaatattatcttaaaatagataaataaacgttataaaattaaaaagtaaaatttaaatttattttatttatcaaacGAAGGTTAAACACATTCAGAGAAAAGtacaaaaatacatattaaaaacaaaaattatacaataaatatattgaaattttcttataaaaatgttcaatatttggtttaatttgtattattcttttcaatattatcttaaaatagataaataaactttataaaattaaaaagtaaaatttaaatttattttatttatcaaacGAAGGTTAAACACATTCAGAGAAAAGTACAAACGTTGTCATTTAAGCATTCAGTGCAGGGATTATCAACTCGAAcaatatcaatttaaatattaCACTACAAAATATTTGATACTCAATTAGAAAAGATTATTACTTAGTGAACATAaatattcaattaattttaaaaaaataaaaaatttaaatttacttcaccataaatatttaatattttttttttcaaaaagttaattacatataataactatttaaatcatcaaattttattttttaaaaataatgtctaaaaataattttaaataaataattatacatttcttatcatttattatatattacttaacattttattttacaagataaattttaaacaatatcataagtaatatatatatatatatatatatatatatatatattaaaaccttatatataatatacataaattGCAAAATTCGTATAACTTATATGATTTTTtgacattattttaaaatagatacaaaatcttaataaatataaactctaaattatgtaatgtcttatttaaataaaagtgtgaaataaataaaagttttaaatcattaaaaatattaaataaatatatataatttattattttatgttttacttatataaaaatttaaataaattaaatttttaagttcttcaaaattctaaattgcTTTATTTCctatttacataaaaatataaaataaataaaattttaagttttttttaaattttaaataaatataaatcctaaattattaatgtaattcttaaataaaaatctgaaataaataaaattttaaattattcaaaatcttaataaataaataaaattaattatttaatgtccgTTTTAAATGAAAgtaaataactaaaaaatttaaatgattcaaaattttaaataaatacaatgttaaattattttatgtcatactcaaataaaaatataaagtaaataatttttttatgttatttaaattttaaataaattaaagtcctaaattattttattttctacttcaataaaatctaaaatacattatttttaagtctttcaaaattttaaataaataaaaatcctaaattatttaatattttacttaaataaaaatatgaaataaataaaaattttaaattataaaaaactttaaataaatataaattttaattatttagtgttctatttaaataaatatataaaataaaaaaattaaattattcaaaaattctAAAAAGAGGTTTGAGCGGCATCTCATAAAGTTTGATCAGCACCGCAGGCCTGGCCCAAAATGTAAAGAATAGAAGCCCAATTGTGAAACTGGAGGCCTGTACTTGCAGTGGTGTCTCTATAAAGTATTTGAACTCATTCTGAAACCCTAGGTTTCAGTTGGCGTGGGTGAGGTAGAACCCTTCCACTGTGGTGACTGCGCGATGGGTAAGTTCTCTATCTATTTTGCCATTCGTATTaagatttgtttttgtttgtcaatcatatcatggttagatCTGATGCCTGAATGCGAATGATTATTTGGTTCAATAACAATGATTAATTAACCTTCCCTCCATTGTTTCTCTAGAGCTTCCTGTagagggtttagggttttactGCAAAAGTTTATATAAGAGATGCTCGTCGTCTATTTGCCAAGTCCAACCATTTTTGGTTGCATGTTATTGTGTCCCGTTGTTCATGAtcttttgttgttgttgctaGTGCTATATGGCAATTTAGATTTTAGTCCTGCATTGCACAATTTTGCTTCGTCCAAAAATGggtcctttttttttattaattaattaatttttttagtttctcgTCTAATGTGTTGTTTGATGTTTGAaaagtcattttttttctgCAAAGTATATTATCTACATTTTTAGCTGGAGTGTAGGGTCTGATAAgcttatttttatgtttttgataGTGAGACCGAAGGGATTTTAAATTGAGTTGGTCTTTTGGAGTCGTAGTTAATTGTTTTAGCAATGTTTGCTTCTGTTGCATGTATGGTTTTGGTATTGTAATCTATTTGTGATCTTTTGGACATTGTAATCTATTTGTGATCTTTTTGACACCAATCAGAATTTAAATAATGTACACTCTCTAGGGTCAATTTGAATCAAATTAATAATCATATGTATAATCACTTATAAATGTGTAAGGATAGTGTATATTCATTAAGATTGATAAAATATACGGTTATTCTGATAACTTACGTGGTTTCTTTGTTGGAAATGTTGTTGATAaagtattttttgttgttggtgTGTTTGGCATAGGTGCctacaagtatgtttcagagcTATGGCGCAAGAAGCAGTCTGATGTGATGCGCTTTTTGCAGCGGGTTAGGTGCTGGGAGTACAGGCAGCAGCCTTCCATTGTTCGTTTGACAAGGCCAACCCGCCCTGACAAGGCTCGTCGCTTGGGCTATAAGGCTAAGCAGgtaacaatttatttatatttttattatttcgaTTACTTATTTCATTCGAATAATCCCCCTTGTTAAatgcattaattatattacttagtttttttttattggtaatTGTACCCAGTGTGCATCTGTTGTTGTAAAGCTAATTGTTTGAGTCCATTGATGATTGTGGTTATGACACTGCAGGGTTACGTGGTGTACCGTGTGCGTGTACGTAGGGGTGGCAGAAAGAGACCAGTTCCCAAAGGTATTGTTTATGGTAAGCCAACAAACCAGGGTgttactcaattaaaattccaGCGTAGCAAGAGATCTGTTGCGGAGGAGCGAGCTGGACGGAAGCTGGGTGGACTTAGGGTCCTTAACTCTTACTGGGTGAACGAGGTTTGTTATTGTAGTCACTTGTAGAGATTGATAATTGATTGTGAATAATGTTTTGGTGTTGGTAAAATTGGACTATTTTGTGTTTCAGGACTCGACTTACAAGTACTTCGAGGTAGTTCTGGTGGATGTTGCTCATGCTGCTATTAGGAATGATCCCAGAATCAATTGGCTTTGCAATCCAGTGCATAAGCACAGGGAGCTGCGTGGGCTCACCTCTGCTGGGAAGAGCAACAGGGGTTTACGTGGCAGAGGACATCTTTATCACAAGGCTCGTCCATCCCGCAGGGCAACCTGGAAGAGGAACAACACCCTGTCGCTTCGCCGATACCGTTAAAATTTATGCTGTTATCTTATTTTTGCTTCAATTTATGAATACTATTTTGAGGACATAGCACTTGTTTGTTTTTTTGAGTTTGGAATGAGTTTTGAACGTTTCGTTACATCTTTTTCGATCAGAGTCGAGTTTTTCTACTGTTAAATTCACAGTTTATTCTTTTTGATATTAGCTCTACTGCCCCTTCAGTATGAGTGGCGAGGTCAGCAATTTTCTGTGGCACtctttatttacaaatttagtATTTTTATGAAGAAAgcgaaattttgtttttcaactgTCAATTTCATTGAACCATTGGTTATGTTAACTTCTATAGTCAATATAAGTTTCTTATAAAGTAAGTATTTTTATGAGTACAATTAGGGTAATATTTTTATTAGCGGAGTTTATGTAAAAATTAGTAGTATGGaacaattgaattatatttgtaattcaTGAAGATTTTCCTTTATTTTACTATTTcaaacttattttatatattttaagctCGATATTTTTTAACCattcttttaatataattttatacttaaaaaattaataaagtttttGTAACAGgatgattaatatttttatatacttaaattaagtaatatattttatttaatatataaataagatagTTATGtatgttaatttaattttatattttttatcgaATGATTTACTTAAatgatttaatattataatttcaaatttattttatagacaAAGTATAATCTTTTAGTGAaacataatgataaaaataatagtattttgtttatactaaaaatattaaaattgggaaaaaaatgtaattatttcaatttcaatttaaaaaatttgttgaCTTAACTatagtaattaatatttaatattaaattatttataataaataatatggaTTAATAAAGTAGTAAAAAATGCCAAGTTTATaaactaacaaatatttttagtaGACTATATATATTAGGATTAAAAGCATAGTTCAACTCTAATAAATCATGATTTATGtcgttttaattaaattaattgcattttACATTAAATTATTAGAATATTATCAATCATACAAACGccttaaaagttaaatttatttctcGCAACTCGAATGTTAGATCTTTTATATCATAtataatcctaaaaaaaaaacacctaaTGTGTAGTATTATGAGTAAAGAAAAAAGATgacaatttattaaaaataaatgggGGGTTTATGTGGACTTCAATTGTTGATGCAGCTTTCTTTAAGATTCCGCAGAGCTAGCCGAATGACATCCTCGTCTTGGTTGCAATATTTGAGGCATAGCAAGCGCTGTGCAGCATGGTATGCCCTCTGGATTGAATAGTGCTGTATACAGTTAACTTCCATTCTCTTCCCTTCCTAATGACACCACACAATATCTCATTACTACTTTCTATTTCAATCTTAACAGCTTCTCCACAACtattactatattaatataaatgcaCAGAGGaactaataaaaaatcaaaacaccttttctgaaatcctAGATGTGATCATTCTGGCAGTCTCAATAACCGAACTTGGTAATCCTGCCACTTCTGCTAAGAGAAGCCCATAATGGGGGATACGTGTCGTTCCTTCCTTAAGTTGAAACTAAATAAACCAGAATATAAGCTCGCAAATAATTGTCCCaaacacaagaaaaaaaaagtactttAACAACTAATACAACTACTTCaaaatcatattataataatataaataaataattgattatttataatttataatttactaTATACTTAAATAGGATtgttaatattatcattattttaaaaaaaaattagaagtaCCACCTTGAAGTCCAACCGGTTGTTTTTTAAGTCTACATGAAACTGAAGAATTTTCACGTTGGGATAGATAGTTGCTAACTCCGATATGTTTTCCATATGACTGGCAAATATGGTATACCTGAGGAAGGATTAAGAAAAAATGTTACTTATAATTTCATACACTAGTTTACAACCATACactagtttataaataattggtaagcaatgttatatgttataattttgttataaactCTACCTTATAACAGAATTATCAACATATAACTTTAGCTCAGGAAAAGAAATATCAATAGCAATGATATGTTCCCTGATAGTTGATGAAAACTCTACCAGCTTTGAGCTTTCCTTCAATTAACAATTTAACACCAAATCCATGCAAATTTTTTTCAGTTGAAACCCGTGCAACTAAGAACATGTTTAAGATTTCAGGCGCctcttaagaaaaaaaaacatctgCAAAAGAATGTATTTCGAACAATAATtgaagtttataaaaaaaagcagGATTTTTAAATCGGAAAACTTAGtcccaataaaaaaatatattaatcttagatgaatttaaatagaaataaattttaaacaattaaatGCTATTAAATAATAGCATAATCTCCAAGTATCATAATTAAGcatagtataaaaaaaagttttatcttttatataaaattacacGAACTT
The sequence above is a segment of the Phaseolus vulgaris cultivar G19833 chromosome 2, P. vulgaris v2.0, whole genome shotgun sequence genome. Coding sequences within it:
- the LOC137810486 gene encoding large ribosomal subunit protein eL15z-like, translated to MGAYKYVSELWRKKQSDVMRFLQRVRCWEYRQQPSIVRLTRPTRPDKARRLGYKAKQGYVVYRVRVRRGGRKRPVPKGIVYGKPTNQGVTQLKFQRSKRSVAEERAGRKLGGLRVLNSYWVNEDSTYKYFEVVLVDVAHAAIRNDPRINWLCNPVHKHRELRGLTSAGKSNRGLRGRGHLYHKARPSRRATWKRNNTLSLRRYR